The Lacipirellula parvula genome window below encodes:
- a CDS encoding PEP-CTERM sorting domain-containing protein — protein MRRHLAVLAVAGSMGAACPTYAQIGTILYQENFDSIALGDSVNERRGPLSFANLTALATDPNSAPRPNAYTHTGPVGWSVDNDFDNYGLFDPTNALGTSVISTDPVPALLYRVPNLGYVVGNKGVGNKGSAAHGVDEWEGWSFADKTFWASVDDQSRSAFTSAIGNVAVADADEYDDLGDGLGGNYYNTGMTSAAVNVSAYAGQNLTFKFDSSWRAESFDDDHVTLGRPDNNQTAIVYAIYDGGSPEPIDFWDSDAGNSNAGDTIPDRPASDYYKPDALNENLSYNLAIPVGTTNVQFAFGFINAANDWWWAVDNLSLAQGANPAFWTEGFESVTLGPSTNERVSTVAAFAKVTGLNTDAGSTPYPNAFSHTVPAGWNIDNSGIPAAAIGDNNIGVFEWEGWSVTTRAFSAFASQTSLNNFTKGSGNIVIADSDEFDDLAGADGVTKPITTVLESPIIDISSLAAGTLALQFDSSWQDEEGQLAAITVDYGAGEVIVLNWNSISGDPLFHGTNLDETVLVDLDNPAGATTAKVRFKYTGGNNWFWALDNVQIGAAVPEPASLGLVALGLAVAGATARRRR, from the coding sequence ATGAGACGACATCTGGCAGTCTTGGCAGTTGCTGGTTCAATGGGCGCAGCGTGTCCTACCTATGCCCAAATTGGAACGATTCTCTATCAAGAAAACTTCGACAGCATCGCGCTCGGCGACAGCGTCAACGAGCGTCGCGGTCCGTTGAGCTTCGCCAATCTCACGGCGCTTGCCACCGACCCGAATTCCGCTCCGCGTCCCAACGCCTATACGCACACCGGTCCCGTCGGCTGGAGCGTCGACAACGATTTCGACAACTACGGCCTGTTTGACCCGACGAACGCTCTCGGCACGAGCGTGATCAGCACCGATCCCGTGCCCGCGCTGCTCTACCGCGTTCCGAATCTCGGCTACGTCGTCGGCAACAAGGGCGTCGGCAACAAAGGTTCGGCCGCGCACGGCGTCGACGAATGGGAAGGCTGGAGCTTCGCCGACAAAACATTTTGGGCCAGCGTCGACGATCAAAGCCGATCGGCGTTCACCAGCGCCATTGGCAACGTCGCCGTTGCTGACGCCGACGAATACGATGACTTGGGCGACGGCTTGGGCGGGAACTACTACAACACCGGCATGACCTCGGCTGCGGTGAACGTCTCCGCCTACGCTGGTCAAAACCTGACGTTCAAGTTCGATTCGAGCTGGCGCGCCGAAAGCTTTGACGACGACCACGTCACCTTGGGCCGTCCCGACAACAATCAAACGGCGATCGTCTACGCCATTTACGACGGCGGCTCGCCGGAACCGATTGATTTCTGGGATTCGGACGCCGGCAATTCGAACGCGGGCGACACAATTCCCGATCGCCCCGCCTCCGACTACTACAAGCCGGATGCGCTCAATGAGAATCTGTCGTACAACCTAGCCATCCCAGTCGGCACGACGAATGTTCAATTCGCCTTCGGCTTCATCAACGCGGCGAACGACTGGTGGTGGGCGGTCGACAATCTCTCGCTGGCGCAAGGCGCCAATCCGGCTTTCTGGACGGAAGGTTTTGAATCGGTGACGCTCGGCCCGAGCACCAACGAGCGGGTCTCGACGGTGGCGGCCTTCGCCAAAGTCACTGGCCTTAATACCGACGCCGGATCGACGCCCTATCCGAACGCCTTCTCGCACACCGTGCCGGCAGGCTGGAACATCGACAACTCCGGCATTCCTGCCGCTGCGATCGGCGACAACAACATCGGCGTGTTTGAATGGGAAGGTTGGAGCGTCACGACTCGCGCCTTCTCGGCGTTCGCGTCGCAGACAAGCCTCAACAACTTCACCAAGGGCAGCGGCAACATCGTTATCGCCGACTCGGATGAGTTTGACGACTTGGCCGGCGCCGACGGCGTCACCAAGCCGATCACGACCGTGCTCGAATCGCCGATCATCGACATCTCCAGCCTGGCTGCGGGAACGTTGGCACTGCAATTCGATTCGAGCTGGCAGGATGAAGAAGGGCAACTCGCCGCCATCACCGTCGATTACGGCGCCGGTGAAGTGATCGTTCTGAATTGGAACTCGATCTCCGGAGATCCGTTGTTCCATGGGACGAACCTGGATGAAACGGTCCTCGTCGATCTCGACAATCCCGCGGGAGCGACCACGGCCAAGGTCCGGTTCAAGTATACCGGCGGCAACAACTGGTTCTGGGCCCTCGATAACGTGCAGATCGGGGCCGCCGTGCCTGAGCCTGCTTCATTAGGCTTGGTAGCACTCGGGTTGGCCGTCGCTGGCGCGACCGCTCGGCGCCGCCGCTAA
- the phnX gene encoding phosphonoacetaldehyde hydrolase, with translation MSTLNTVRRHVGPLKAVVFDWAGTLLDYGSQAPVLAVVSVFRSFDVPVSIEEARGPMGMAKRDHLRTMLEMPRIAAAWQEIHRAPADEAAIDKLYARFLETQKTFLADHAQLIPGALEAVADCRRRGMRIGSTTGYIRELMEVIVPAARAQGLEVDAMYCASDFAEGRPAPWMSFENARTLGVYPMAAIVKVDDTIVGVEEGLNAGMWSVGLSVSGNMIGLNEAETAALPAAELAAKRRAAVERMEASGAHFVIDSVAELPQVLDQIEKLLAAGETP, from the coding sequence ATGAGCACCCTCAACACAGTCCGCCGGCACGTCGGTCCCTTAAAAGCGGTCGTTTTCGATTGGGCGGGGACGCTGCTCGACTACGGCAGCCAGGCGCCGGTACTGGCGGTGGTGAGCGTCTTTCGCTCGTTCGACGTCCCCGTTTCGATTGAGGAAGCGCGCGGCCCGATGGGAATGGCCAAGCGAGACCACCTGCGGACGATGCTCGAGATGCCGCGGATCGCCGCGGCCTGGCAAGAAATCCATCGCGCGCCAGCCGACGAAGCCGCGATCGACAAACTCTACGCTCGCTTCCTCGAGACCCAGAAAACGTTTCTCGCAGATCATGCCCAGCTCATTCCGGGCGCGTTGGAGGCCGTCGCCGATTGTCGCCGGCGCGGCATGCGGATCGGTTCGACGACCGGCTACATCCGCGAACTGATGGAAGTGATCGTTCCCGCCGCGCGTGCACAGGGCTTGGAAGTCGATGCGATGTACTGCGCGAGCGACTTCGCCGAGGGGCGGCCGGCGCCGTGGATGAGTTTTGAGAACGCCCGCACGCTGGGGGTCTACCCCATGGCGGCGATCGTCAAAGTCGACGACACGATCGTCGGCGTCGAGGAGGGTCTCAACGCGGGGATGTGGTCGGTGGGACTTTCCGTATCAGGCAATATGATCGGGCTCAACGAAGCGGAAACGGCGGCCCTGCCAGCCGCGGAATTGGCGGCTAAACGGCGCGCCGCCGTGGAACGAATGGAAGCGAGCGGCGCCCACTTCGTGATTGATTCGGTGGCTGAATTGCCGCAGGTTCTCGACCAGATCGAGAAGTTGCTTGCAGCCGGCGAAACCCCATAG
- a CDS encoding TIGR03364 family FAD-dependent oxidoreductase, which produces MTALNHSLNSVPRFNGQRPRVAVVGAGIVGLAHAWAAAKRGWEVILIERNRQAQGASIRNFGMVWPIGQEHGQLYRTAVESRGYWLELARETGLWARPCGALHLAYRDDELAVLDEFAQMAPAFDYDCRLIPPQEALKMSAAAKAEGLLAALWSPTEVCVDPREIIREMPSWLEQRWNVELRFDSPVEKVDRHGVALADGGRVAADRVVVAAGTDFRLLYPDLFAEANFRQCKLQMMRTPVQPRGWTLGPMLAGGLTLRHYEAFAECPSLPALKARVAAETPELDKYGIHVMASQNGLGEVVLGDSHEYDAEITPFDKRDIDELMLRELRRMIDLPDWTIEQRWHGIYPKSPGLIQYENQPEPNVEVVIASGGCGMTMSFGFAHRLWDRWDPLDARLRTTANGTVESPA; this is translated from the coding sequence GTGACTGCGCTCAACCATTCGCTGAACTCGGTTCCGCGTTTCAATGGCCAGCGTCCGCGCGTCGCCGTGGTGGGCGCCGGGATTGTGGGCCTTGCTCACGCCTGGGCGGCGGCGAAGCGGGGGTGGGAAGTCATCCTCATCGAGCGAAATCGACAGGCCCAGGGCGCCTCGATTCGCAATTTCGGGATGGTTTGGCCGATTGGCCAAGAGCATGGCCAGCTCTACCGAACGGCCGTGGAAAGCCGTGGATACTGGCTTGAATTGGCGCGAGAGACTGGCCTGTGGGCGCGCCCGTGCGGCGCCTTGCACCTTGCTTACCGCGACGACGAACTCGCCGTACTCGACGAGTTCGCCCAGATGGCGCCGGCGTTCGACTACGACTGTCGGCTCATTCCGCCGCAAGAAGCGCTCAAAATGTCGGCGGCAGCCAAGGCGGAAGGCTTGCTCGCCGCGCTCTGGAGCCCGACCGAAGTCTGCGTCGATCCGCGCGAAATTATCCGCGAGATGCCGAGTTGGCTCGAGCAGCGCTGGAACGTCGAGCTCCGCTTCGATTCGCCGGTCGAGAAGGTCGATCGGCATGGCGTGGCACTGGCCGACGGCGGTCGGGTGGCTGCCGATCGCGTTGTCGTGGCGGCGGGAACCGATTTCCGGTTGCTCTATCCCGACTTGTTCGCCGAAGCTAATTTCCGGCAATGCAAATTGCAAATGATGCGGACGCCAGTCCAGCCGCGCGGCTGGACGCTGGGGCCGATGCTCGCCGGCGGGCTGACGCTGCGGCACTACGAGGCGTTCGCCGAATGTCCCTCGCTGCCGGCCCTGAAGGCGCGCGTGGCCGCGGAGACGCCCGAGCTCGACAAGTACGGCATCCATGTGATGGCGTCGCAGAACGGGCTCGGAGAGGTCGTGCTGGGCGATTCGCACGAATACGACGCCGAGATCACGCCGTTCGACAAACGCGACATCGACGAGCTGATGCTCCGCGAATTACGGCGGATGATCGATCTGCCCGACTGGACCATCGAACAGCGGTGGCACGGCATCTATCCGAAGTCGCCGGGGCTGATTCAGTATGAGAATCAACCGGAGCCGAACGTCGAGGTGGTGATCGCCTCCGGCGGATGCGGGATGACGATGTCGTTCGGCTTCGCCCATCGACTGTGGGATCGCTGGGATCCGCTCGATGCGCGGCTGCGCACGACGGCGAACGGCACGGTAGAATCACCGGCCTAA